One window of Flavobacterium ammonificans genomic DNA carries:
- a CDS encoding Cof-type HAD-IIB family hydrolase, with product MIRENCKVIISDLDGTLLNQHHVISDYTRSVFQELHQQDYLIVVATGRHHLDAIPLVERLGVPLYLVTSNGARIHSPEKELLFSINMDSQAVKSILDLDIDPDITTVLFKEEVWQTNIHNEKLNSFSKEVTYHRELVNFGELEDFEAIKIFFTHENQDKLIAVRDLILEHHPESFNHAFSLPICLEFMDKAVDKSHAIAKILEKENLDFSHAVSFGDGFNDELMLVTTGKGLIMGNAPETLKNKLSHLEVIATNHEDGVAKYLSETILNY from the coding sequence GTAATTTCCGATTACACAAGATCCGTTTTTCAAGAATTACACCAACAAGATTATTTGATAGTTGTGGCTACAGGTCGGCATCATTTAGATGCAATCCCTTTGGTCGAAAGACTAGGAGTTCCATTGTACTTAGTCACTTCTAATGGTGCAAGAATCCATTCGCCAGAAAAAGAATTGCTTTTTTCAATTAACATGGATAGCCAAGCCGTAAAATCAATTTTGGATTTGGATATTGACCCAGATATTACCACTGTTTTGTTTAAGGAAGAGGTGTGGCAAACCAACATCCACAATGAAAAATTGAATAGTTTTTCTAAAGAAGTAACCTATCATCGCGAATTAGTTAATTTTGGAGAGTTAGAGGATTTTGAAGCGATTAAAATTTTCTTTACGCATGAAAATCAAGATAAATTAATTGCGGTTCGTGATTTGATTTTAGAACATCACCCAGAATCATTTAACCATGCTTTTAGTCTTCCAATTTGTCTTGAATTTATGGATAAAGCAGTTGACAAAAGCCATGCTATTGCTAAAATATTGGAGAAAGAGAATTTAGATTTTAGCCATGCGGTTTCTTTTGGTGACGGATTTAATGACGAACTAATGCTTGTTACCACCGGAAAAGGTTTGATTATGGGCAACGCTCCTGAAACTTTAAAAAATAAATTATCTCACTTAGAAGTAATTGCTACCAATCATGAAGATGGAGTGGCAAAATACCTTTCAGAGACAATATTGAACTATTAA